The Anaeromyxobacter sp. Fw109-5 genomic interval GGACGCAGGGCGAGACGCTGACCACCTCGCTGGCCGTCGGCGCGCACCAGCAGCACCTCCAGGGCGGCGCCTACTCGAACCCGATCGCCTGCTCGGAGTGCCACGTGCCGCCCACCTCGCTGGATCACGCGGACGGCACGGCGCAGCTCGCGTTCGGCGCCCTCGCCACGACGGGCGGGGCGGTTCCGGCGTGGGACCCCATCACCGGGACCTGCTCCTCGAGCTACTGCCACGGTCAGTTCGTGGGGGGCGACCTGCTCAACGCGCCGTCGTGGACCACCGTGAACGGAACGCAGGCCGCCTGCGGCACCTGCCACGGCGCGCCGCCGCAGGCGCCGCACACCGCGAGCACGGCCTGCGGGAGCTGCCACACCGGCTACACGCAGACGAGCGTCAACCTGGCGACGCACGTGAACGGGATCGTCGAGGCCGTCGCCTCGCCGCACGCGGCCGGCTGGGCCGAGCCGGCGCAGCACGGCAAGCAGGTGAACCTCACCGGCCTCACGGGCTGCAAGAGCTGCCACGGCGATCTCGGCGCCACGAGCTCGTGCGGGACCTGCCACGCGAGCGCCGGCTTCGCGACCTGGGACACGAGCTGCACCTTCTGCCACGGCAGCACGGCCACCGGACGCCAGAACCCGCCGGTGGACATCCAGGGCCGGACCGTCGCGACGAACGTGAGCGTCGGCGTCCACGAGGCCCACGCGACGACGACGATCGCGACCGCCGTCGCCTGCACGCAGTGTCATCCCGCGCGCACGGCGAGCGTCACGACGGACACGGCACACATCGACGGAAACGGCGTCGCAGAGGTCGTCTTCGGCGCGCTCGCGAAGACCGGCGGCGCGAACGCGACCTACACGCGGTCGAGCGCGACGAGCGCCACCTGCGCCTCGACGTACTGCCACGGTCGATTCAGCGGCGGGGTGAACTCCGGCTCCGGCGCGACCGTGGGCTGGACCAGCACGACGCAGGTCGGCTGCACGTCCTGCCACGGCAATCCGCCCTCGAGCGGCAGGCACTCGAAGCACTCGGGGTCGAGCTTCCGCTGCACCAACTGCCACAACGCCGTGGTGAACTCGTCGAACGGGTTCGTGGACAGGACGCTCCACGTGAATGGCGCGGACAACGTGAAGTTCGGCGGCACGTACAACAGCCGCACCGTGACCGGCACCTGGAATCCGACGAGCCGGTCGTGCTCCGGCCTGAGCTGCCACGGGAGCGAGTCGTGGTGACGCGCACGGCGAGGGTGGACGCGATGACGAGCCGGGTCGAGTGTGAGCGCCGCGACGGGGAGATCGCCATGAGCACCAGGCGAGCTGTCGGTGAGGTGGGGTCGAAGAAGGCCGGAGCGCGGGCGATCCCGGCGCTGGCGGTCCTGGCTGCGCTGTCCGCGTGCGGGCAGGGCGGGGCTCCGGCGGTCCCCGCGGATCCTTCCCGGCCGCTCACGGCGCACAGGGCGGCGGTGATCTCGGGCGCCGATTGCCCCGGGACGGACGTCCACCAGAAGCACCTCAACGCGTTCGCGTGCAGTACGTGCCATCCGACCGGAGCGACGTTCGGGTTCGACGTGCCGTACACGTTCGTGGGCGGCACGACCACGGCGGGCGGGAGCATCACGCCGCGGACCGCGACGACACCGACGACGTGCACGGTCGCCTGCCACTTCCCGAAGGGCGCGCTGGCGAAGAGCGTCGCCTGGAACACGCCGGGCCCGCTCGAGTGTACGGAGTGCCACGCCGCCCCGGCGCTGCCGCCGACGCACCCGGCGGTGAGCGCGAACGCGACGCGCGCCGACTGCCAGACGTGCCACGTCCTCGGCAACCACATGGACGGAGCCGTGGCGCTCGTCGGCCACGAGCCGGCCTGGAAGGATCCGGCGAACCCGCGGTTCCACGCCTCCTCCGCCAACGCGGGGATCGACTCCTGCCGGAGCTGCCACGGCGCCGACCTCTCCGGCGGCGCCGCGAGCTCGGCGTGCGCGACCTGCCACGACGTGGGGCTCCCGGCCGGCGTCGCGAGCTGGAAGGTGAACTGCGTGATGTGCCACGGCGGCACGGAGCTCGCGAACGGCGCGCCGCCGGAGCCGACCTGGGGCAACGCCGCCGACGCGGTCCGGACCGGCGCGCACACGGCGCACCTCACGGCGACCGATCGCGCTCCAGCGGCGCCCTGCGCGGCCTGTCACACCGTCCCGACGGACGTCTTCACGCCAGGTCACCTGGACGGCGGGACCGCCGAGGTGGTGTTCGCGCGGTCGATCCCCGGCGCTCCCGCGCCGGCCTGGGACCGGACGACGGCGAGCTGCGCGAACACCTACTGCCACGCAGGCGCGGCCGGCGGCTCGCGCCCGGCGCCGGTCTGGACGAACGTCGGGCAGGGCGAGGCGGCCTGCGGGAGCTGTCACGCGGTGCCGCCCGCCGCGCCGCACCCCACGGTCGCGGCCGGCCTCACAGGCTGTACCGAGTGTCACCCTGAGTCGATGGATGCCGCCGGAGTCCTCATCCCGCCGTCGCAGGGCGGCATGCACCTCGACGGCTCGCTCCAGGCGAGCGGACACCCCGACGCGTTCAAGGACCCGGCCAGCCCCGAGTTCCACGCGTTCGAGGCCAACCGCGGCCTGAGCCCGTGCCAGGGCTGCCACGGTCCGGCGCTCGATGGCGTGGGCGGATCCACGCGGGTCTCGTGCGCCAGCTGCCACGGCACCGACTGGACCACGCGGTGCACGATGTGCCACGGCGGCGTGGCGAACGCGACCGGCGCACCTCCCGACGCGACGTGGGGCAACGCAGGCGATCCGCTCCGCGCCGGCGCGCACGAGAAGCACGTCATGGGCGGCGCCCTCTCGCGCCCGATGGCGTGCGAGAGCTGCCACACGGTTCCCGTGGACGCCTTCGCTCCCGAGCACCTGGACGGCGGCTTCGCCGAGGTGCGCTTCGGAGGAGTCGCCGCCGCAGGCGGCGCGACCCCGGGCTGGAGCCGCGCCGACGGGACGTGCTCGAGCGTCTACTGTCACGGGGCGACGACCGCGACCGGGACGAACAAGACGCCGTCCTGGACCGGCGGTCCCTCGCAGGCAGCCTGCGGGACCTGCCACTTCAACTCGGCGGTGACCGCGACGGGCTTCCATTACACGCACCGCCGGGTCGCCTGCGGCGGCGGAAACGGCCAGTGCCACCCCGGCTACACCGGCGCGAGCGTGGTGCTCGAGACTCACGTGGACGGCGTGCTGCAGGCGAGCGCCGTCTGCGAGGCTTGCCACTACTATGAGTGACGCATGACTGCGACGCCTGACGGAGAGGCGTCACTGCCCGATGGCTCTGCGCCGTCGCTCCAGGAGGAGGAGCACGGCCAGGGCGGCCACGCCCGCCGCCGACGCGGCGAGCCCCCAGGTCAGCTCCGGCGGTGCGTAGCGCATCTCCAGCACGTGGCGGCCGGCCGGGAAGGGCACGGCCCGCACGAGCACGTCGGCCCGCTGGACCTCGACTGGCACGCCGTCGAGAGTCGACTGCCAGCCCGGCCAGAATGCGTCGTTTACGACGAGCAGCGCGGGCCCGTCCGCCTCGGCCTCTATCCGGACCAGGCCGCCGCGCCGCTCCCAGGCGAGAACCCGGCCCGAGGACATCCCCGGCGGTGAGGGTCCTTCCAGCACGACCTCGGGGCGACCGAGGGAGAGCTGCGTCGCGAGCGCGACGTAAGCCTCCTGGGCATCGCGCGCAGCGAACACCCCCTGGGCGAACGACGCCCACGGGCGATGCGGGACCTCCCAGACGCCGAACCCGTAGTCGGCCTCCTGCAGCACCTTCACGCCGCCCTCGACCGACGCGGCGACGCTCGGGAGCTGGTCCGGGAGGAGCGCGCGCGGCGCCGACACGTGGGTCAGCCCGAGACGGCGCCAGGCCTCCCAGTGGCGCACGCCGAGATCGCGTTCGACCGCCTCCGAGAAACGGTCGAAGTGCACGGAGGCGAACCCGCTGTAGCAGTCGAGCTGATCGATGGCGGTCGCGGAGGTATAGGGCGCGGCGCCCAGCCGCGACTGGAAGGCGGCGAGCCGGTCGGCGGGGTCGAGGTCGGGGCGGGGGAGGGCGGGCGTCGAGACCACGGGCGTCGTGATCCGCACCGGTCCCTCCTCGGTCCGCAGCGCCGCGAGCGGCTGGCGCTCGATCGCACCCTGGGCTCCGGCGTGCAGGGCGAAGCTGGCCGCGGCCCCGGACTGGAGCGCGACCGCCGCGGCCGCCGCGGGCGCCGCCCAGCGAGGCGCGTTCCGGCTGGTGATGACGACCGCAGCCAGCAGCGCCGCCGCGAGCGCGAGATGGCCGAGCCCGACCAGCAGCCGCTGCCGCAGCGCCTGCGCCGCCTCCGCCGACACGACCGCCTCCGGCCATGTCGCCATCGCCCCGGCCGCGAGCATGAAGACCCCGAGCGCAATCCCGATCGGGAGGAAACCGCGGATGAACGAATCCGGCTCGCCCTGCTCCCGGATCCGCTCACCCTGAGCCTGTCGAAGGGTGAGCGGACCCGGCTGCGCCACCCGGTCCGTCCCCAGCGCCGCGAGCACCGCCAGGCACAGCGAGAGTGGCCCCACCAGCTTCTCGGAGTAGCGGAACGCGCCCCAGACCGGGACTCCGCCGAGGAGCTGATCCGCCCCGGCGTTGACCCCGAGCGCCAGCCACAGGGCAACCCCCGCTGCGCCAGCCAGGACGAGCCCGGTCCTCGAGCGCCGCACCGCGAGGGCGGCCAGGACGATCGTGAGCGCCCCCACGAAGACGCTCGGCACGAAGGACGTCGTGTGCCGCCCGACGTCGCCGCCGAGCTCGCGGAACACCGGCGCGACGCCGCTCCCCGGAACGCCGTTGAAGAATCCCGGCAGCACCAGCTCCGCGATCCGCCAGAACGAGAGGTCCCAGAGCGCGCGCTCCCAGCCGGCCACCGACGCCGTCCGCGAGGTCTCCGGCAGGAACGCGAGCGCCGGGAGGAGCTGCACGCCCGCGAGGAGCCCTCCCGTCGCGCCCACGAGCACCGCGCGCAGCCCGCCGCTCCAACCGCCGGCCTCGAGCGCCAGGACGCCGCCGATCAGCAGCCCCACGATGAGCCACTGGGGATCGCCGGCGAAGACGAGCGCCGCGACCGCCAGGCCGCCGAGGAGCACGCCCCCTCGGCGGGCCGCGCCGGTGAGCCGCAGGCCAGCCACCGCCCACGGCGCGGTCGAGGCGCCGGCAAGGTACGTCAGGACGCAGCTCATCCCCAGCACGTAGCCGGAGAGCCCGTAGGCGAGCCCCG includes:
- a CDS encoding CxxxxCH/CxxCH domain-containing protein yields the protein MSTRRAVGEVGSKKAGARAIPALAVLAALSACGQGGAPAVPADPSRPLTAHRAAVISGADCPGTDVHQKHLNAFACSTCHPTGATFGFDVPYTFVGGTTTAGGSITPRTATTPTTCTVACHFPKGALAKSVAWNTPGPLECTECHAAPALPPTHPAVSANATRADCQTCHVLGNHMDGAVALVGHEPAWKDPANPRFHASSANAGIDSCRSCHGADLSGGAASSACATCHDVGLPAGVASWKVNCVMCHGGTELANGAPPEPTWGNAADAVRTGAHTAHLTATDRAPAAPCAACHTVPTDVFTPGHLDGGTAEVVFARSIPGAPAPAWDRTTASCANTYCHAGAAGGSRPAPVWTNVGQGEAACGSCHAVPPAAPHPTVAAGLTGCTECHPESMDAAGVLIPPSQGGMHLDGSLQASGHPDAFKDPASPEFHAFEANRGLSPCQGCHGPALDGVGGSTRVSCASCHGTDWTTRCTMCHGGVANATGAPPDATWGNAGDPLRAGAHEKHVMGGALSRPMACESCHTVPVDAFAPEHLDGGFAEVRFGGVAAAGGATPGWSRADGTCSSVYCHGATTATGTNKTPSWTGGPSQAACGTCHFNSAVTATGFHYTHRRVACGGGNGQCHPGYTGASVVLETHVDGVLQASAVCEACHYYE